A genomic stretch from Petrimonas mucosa includes:
- a CDS encoding SPFH domain-containing protein codes for MGTKEFAFKSFKVNGFLMLFLLLLMLCGVVFSFFLGVAGIITGSFLTLVWIILLCGFVKLEPNEAVVMIFFGKYKGVLRETGFFWVNPFMSKKKLSMRARNLNVNPIKVNDKVGNPILIGLVLVWKLKDTYKAMFEIDAQTMAASKPGKDGSVTYSVSKQMDAFENFVAVQSDAALRQVAGQYAYDNNLVSDSEITLRSGGDEVNVDLLNELNNRLEMAGIEIVEARINYLAYAPEIAAVMLRRQQAEAIISAREKIVEGAVSMVKMALERIEDENIIEMDSDKKAAMVSNLLVVLCADESAQPVLNTGTLYQ; via the coding sequence ATGGGAACAAAAGAATTTGCGTTTAAGAGCTTTAAGGTCAATGGTTTTCTTATGCTCTTCTTGCTGCTGTTGATGTTGTGTGGAGTGGTTTTCTCTTTCTTTCTGGGTGTTGCCGGAATCATAACCGGTAGTTTTTTGACATTGGTCTGGATCATTCTGCTTTGCGGGTTTGTAAAACTTGAACCCAATGAAGCGGTTGTGATGATCTTTTTCGGCAAATACAAAGGAGTATTGAGAGAGACGGGATTCTTCTGGGTCAACCCCTTCATGTCGAAGAAGAAACTCTCTATGCGTGCCAGAAATCTGAACGTGAATCCGATAAAGGTGAATGATAAGGTGGGAAACCCCATCCTGATCGGTTTGGTGCTGGTCTGGAAGCTGAAGGATACTTACAAGGCGATGTTTGAGATTGATGCACAGACGATGGCCGCCTCAAAACCGGGTAAGGATGGGTCGGTAACCTATTCGGTAAGCAAGCAGATGGATGCATTTGAAAATTTCGTTGCGGTCCAGAGCGACGCTGCCTTGCGTCAGGTAGCCGGACAGTATGCCTACGACAACAACCTGGTTTCTGATTCCGAGATAACACTGCGTTCGGGTGGTGATGAGGTGAACGTTGATCTGCTCAATGAACTGAACAACAGATTGGAGATGGCCGGGATAGAGATCGTGGAGGCACGCATCAACTACCTTGCATATGCTCCGGAGATCGCTGCCGTGATGCTTCGCCGTCAACAGGCCGAAGCCATTATCTCGGCCCGTGAGAAGATTGTGGAGGGGGCAGTCTCCATGGTGAAGATGGCACTCGAGCGTATCGAAGATGAGAATATCATAGAGATGGATAGTGACAAGAAGGCGGCCATGGTCAGCAACCTGCTGGTGGTACTTTGCGCTGATGAATCGGCGCAGCCGGTATTGAATACAGGAACATTGTATCAGTAA
- the crcB gene encoding fluoride efflux transporter CrcB — translation MLKEIIYVGLGGGIGSILRFLASKIAARYIHGYFLFLGTFTVNLTGSLLIGLFSGWMLANQPDNQPFRLLFIVGFCGGYTTFSTFAFENLRLLELGQWTLLTGYTLCSVVLGIAAVWIGMKIGMAA, via the coding sequence ATGCTTAAAGAGATCATATATGTAGGGCTGGGAGGAGGAATTGGCAGCATACTGCGATTTCTCGCGTCAAAGATCGCGGCAAGGTACATCCATGGCTATTTCCTGTTTTTGGGGACCTTTACCGTAAACCTCACAGGATCTCTCCTGATTGGACTATTCTCCGGCTGGATGCTCGCCAACCAGCCCGATAATCAACCGTTCAGGTTGCTTTTTATCGTAGGATTCTGCGGCGGATACACTACATTTTCGACGTTTGCGTTTGAGAACCTCCGGTTACTGGAACTCGGCCAGTGGACGCTGTTGACGGGATACACCCTCTGCAGCGTCGTACTGGGTATTGCTGCAGTCTGGATTGGAATGAAGATAGGAATGGCTGCATAG
- a CDS encoding Arc family DNA-binding protein gives MAKKEKTTRNFALRLDSETMEAIEKWAADEFRSVNGQIQWILDQALKKSGRLKE, from the coding sequence ATGGCAAAAAAAGAGAAAACAACCAGAAATTTCGCGCTGCGGCTGGACTCGGAGACGATGGAGGCTATTGAAAAATGGGCGGCAGACGAGTTCCGCAGCGTCAATGGCCAAATCCAGTGGATCCTGGATCAGGCGTTGAAGAAGAGCGGGAGGTTGAAGGAGTAA
- the secDF gene encoding protein translocase subunit SecDF gives MQNKGFIKVFAVILTLICLFYLSFTLVGRQYDKKAEAYAKGDLELKNQYLDSLSTEKVYLGYTLKQIREKEIGLGLDLKGGMNVIVEMDVAQVLRALANTDDPQFNQALQETIVQNRKGSSSDFVTLFRQNYERINPNGKLANIFSITMSDRVAPTATNDQVVAVLRQEVKSAADNSFNVLRTRIDRFGVVAPNIQRLDQAERILIEMPGITEPERVRNLLQGSANLEFWKTYNVNELGSFFNEINTRSAEYAQALRGAATTTDSTVVAETTEAEERKTVIEKSFIEYFAQPYFAMSGATGPIVGTAAKNDTAAVNFLLQRYKDLFPADVRFKWGFKPIDQRETYFELYALKGDGTRRGPALEGDVVTNAKADQSQQGSAWEVNMTMNSAGASRWATITGAEKGKCIAIVLDGYVYSAPVVKDRIEGGRSSISGRFSAEEAGDLENVLKSGKMKAGVRIVQEDVVGPSLGKEAIHDGFVSFVIALIVLFIFTCLLYGFIPGMVINGALLVNFFFTLGILAAFQAVLTLPGIAGMILSLAMAVDANVLINERIKEELANGKSLRKALEDGYKNAFSAILDSNLTTIITGIILAIFGTGPIKGFAVTLIIGIAVSFLTAVFLTRLIYEYQFDRNRWQKLTFNTAFSKAIFNVYNFDFIHNSKKVLLGVAIFVVVSIISLFTLKLNSGIDFTGGRNYIVRFDQPVKTGDIEEVLQPVLGGSAQVITIGSSNQVRISTNYMIDSESATVEEDLVSLLGQGLKEYITPGNSISDHILSSQKVGPSVAEDTMKNAFLALTIALICMGIYIFARFRNWAFSVGTVAALAVDTFAVIGLYSLLWKVMPFSMEIDQTFVAAILTIVGYSINDKVVVFDRFREVHQLYPKRELRAIFNDSMNAVLARTINTGLSTILVIFCILFLGGDAVRSFVFAMLIGVVVGTVTSLFVASPVAYSIMKRQREKQAELKR, from the coding sequence ATGCAAAACAAAGGATTTATTAAAGTTTTCGCAGTCATACTCACGCTAATTTGTCTCTTTTACCTATCCTTTACCTTGGTAGGTAGACAATATGATAAAAAAGCCGAAGCGTATGCCAAAGGAGACTTGGAGCTAAAGAATCAGTATCTCGATTCACTTTCTACCGAGAAAGTCTATTTAGGATACACATTAAAACAGATTCGTGAAAAAGAGATCGGTTTAGGACTCGACCTGAAAGGCGGGATGAACGTAATTGTGGAGATGGATGTGGCCCAGGTGCTCAGGGCACTGGCAAACACCGATGACCCGCAGTTCAACCAGGCCCTGCAGGAGACCATTGTTCAGAACAGGAAGGGTAGCTCGTCCGACTTCGTTACTCTTTTCCGACAAAACTACGAAAGAATAAATCCCAACGGTAAACTGGCCAATATTTTCAGCATTACCATGAGCGACAGGGTAGCTCCTACAGCCACCAACGATCAGGTGGTGGCTGTCCTCCGCCAGGAAGTGAAAAGTGCTGCCGACAACTCGTTCAATGTGCTTCGTACACGTATCGACCGTTTCGGGGTGGTTGCACCCAATATCCAACGTCTCGATCAGGCCGAACGTATCCTTATCGAGATGCCGGGCATCACTGAACCCGAACGTGTCCGCAACCTCCTGCAGGGAAGCGCCAACCTGGAGTTCTGGAAAACCTACAATGTAAATGAACTTGGATCCTTCTTCAACGAAATAAATACCCGTTCTGCCGAATATGCTCAGGCTCTGCGTGGAGCTGCAACCACCACCGATTCCACTGTAGTGGCAGAGACAACAGAAGCTGAAGAAAGAAAAACTGTAATCGAAAAAAGTTTTATTGAATACTTTGCACAGCCCTATTTTGCCATGAGCGGAGCCACTGGTCCCATCGTTGGAACGGCTGCAAAAAACGACACTGCCGCAGTGAACTTCCTGCTTCAACGTTACAAGGATCTTTTCCCGGCCGATGTACGTTTCAAGTGGGGTTTCAAGCCGATCGACCAGCGCGAAACCTATTTCGAACTCTATGCGCTGAAAGGTGACGGAACCCGTCGCGGACCGGCTCTCGAGGGTGATGTGGTGACCAATGCCAAGGCCGACCAGAGCCAGCAGGGTTCAGCATGGGAAGTGAACATGACCATGAACTCTGCCGGTGCCAGTCGTTGGGCAACCATCACTGGAGCAGAGAAGGGCAAGTGCATCGCCATCGTGCTGGATGGTTATGTATACTCGGCACCTGTCGTGAAGGACCGTATTGAGGGGGGACGTTCATCGATCTCCGGGCGTTTCTCCGCAGAAGAGGCGGGAGACTTGGAGAACGTGCTGAAGTCGGGCAAAATGAAAGCGGGTGTACGCATCGTCCAGGAAGACGTTGTAGGTCCCTCGCTGGGTAAGGAGGCCATCCACGACGGTTTTGTCTCGTTCGTCATCGCATTGATCGTGCTCTTCATCTTCACCTGCCTGTTGTACGGATTCATCCCGGGCATGGTAATCAACGGAGCATTGCTCGTCAACTTCTTCTTTACGCTGGGAATCTTGGCAGCTTTCCAGGCAGTGTTGACGCTGCCCGGTATCGCGGGTATGATCCTCTCACTCGCCATGGCTGTGGATGCCAACGTACTTATCAACGAACGTATCAAGGAGGAGCTTGCCAATGGAAAATCGCTGCGTAAAGCATTGGAAGATGGTTACAAGAACGCATTCTCTGCCATTCTCGACTCCAACCTGACCACCATCATCACCGGTATCATCCTGGCGATCTTCGGAACAGGTCCGATCAAAGGGTTTGCCGTTACGCTGATCATCGGTATCGCCGTATCGTTCCTCACCGCTGTCTTCCTCACCCGTCTGATTTACGAGTATCAGTTCGACCGGAACAGGTGGCAGAAGCTCACCTTCAACACTGCATTCTCGAAAGCTATCTTTAATGTATATAATTTCGACTTCATCCACAACAGCAAGAAGGTATTGTTGGGAGTTGCAATTTTTGTTGTAGTTAGCATCATCTCGCTCTTCACCCTGAAACTGAATTCGGGTATCGACTTTACCGGTGGACGCAACTACATCGTTCGGTTCGATCAGCCGGTGAAGACTGGAGATATCGAAGAGGTACTGCAACCGGTTTTAGGTGGATCGGCACAAGTTATCACGATCGGATCAAGCAATCAGGTGCGTATCTCAACCAACTACATGATCGACTCCGAAAGTGCGACAGTGGAAGAGGATCTGGTTTCGCTGCTGGGACAAGGCTTGAAAGAGTATATCACCCCGGGCAACAGCATCAGCGACCATATATTGAGTTCGCAGAAGGTGGGACCAAGTGTTGCAGAGGACACGATGAAGAACGCATTCCTTGCGCTTACCATCGCGCTGATCTGTATGGGTATCTACATCTTTGCCCGATTCCGTAACTGGGCATTCTCAGTAGGTACGGTTGCCGCACTCGCAGTAGACACGTTTGCCGTTATCGGACTCTATTCACTTCTCTGGAAGGTGATGCCGTTCTCCATGGAGATCGACCAGACGTTTGTTGCGGCAATACTGACCATCGTGGGTTACTCTATCAACGACAAGGTGGTTGTATTTGACCGTTTCCGCGAGGTACACCAGCTCTATCCGAAACGTGAATTGCGTGCAATATTCAACGACTCGATGAACGCTGTTTTGGCGCGTACCATCAATACCGGTTTGAGTACGATCCTGGTGATCTTCTGTATACTTTTCCTTGGAGGTGACGCTGTAAGAAGTTTCGTCTTCGCCATGCTGATTGGTGTGGTTGTAGGAACTGTAACCAGTCTCTTCGTCGCTTCACCTGTGGCCTACTCGATCATGAAGAGGCAGCGCGAGAAACAGGCAGAATTGAAAAGATAA
- a CDS encoding DUF6141 family protein, with product MMKQGPVEFYEVQRFRHWWGWVLLLGVDALMLWGVIQQLLFGKPWGTDPTSDIALVITAVVIIALSIALLRSKLITYIDAEGVYVKYFPFHLRYKRYDWNNISSVYLRRYSPLREYGGWGFRVSLKSGRAYNMSGNQGLQLVLMNGRRVLVGTRQPEQLADILVKLGKMKE from the coding sequence ATGATGAAACAAGGACCGGTTGAATTTTACGAAGTACAGCGGTTTCGTCATTGGTGGGGATGGGTGCTGTTGCTGGGGGTAGATGCGTTGATGCTTTGGGGAGTGATCCAGCAGCTCCTGTTTGGGAAACCTTGGGGAACCGACCCCACAAGCGATATTGCCCTGGTGATCACTGCCGTGGTAATCATTGCGCTGAGCATCGCACTCCTGCGTTCGAAACTGATTACTTATATCGATGCCGAAGGAGTTTACGTGAAGTACTTTCCGTTTCATCTCAGGTATAAACGTTACGACTGGAACAATATCAGCAGTGTCTATTTAAGGAGATACAGCCCCTTGAGGGAATATGGGGGCTGGGGTTTCAGGGTGTCACTGAAATCGGGGAGAGCCTACAACATGTCCGGAAACCAGGGGTTGCAGCTTGTTCTGATGAACGGCAGAAGAGTACTTGTCGGAACAAGACAGCCTGAACAGCTGGCAGATATCTTGGTCAAGCTGGGTAAAATGAAGGAGTGA
- a CDS encoding translation initiation factor — MKDNDWKKRLNIVYSTNPDYHYQEEDTEEEVVTLPKEKQQLRVSLDKRNRNGKAVTLITGFTGSDEALETLGKLLKSKCGVGGSVKNGDIIVQGDHRQRVLEILQKEGYAKSRII, encoded by the coding sequence ATGAAGGATAATGACTGGAAAAAAAGGTTGAACATCGTCTACTCTACCAATCCAGACTACCACTACCAGGAAGAGGATACGGAAGAAGAGGTTGTCACTCTTCCAAAGGAGAAACAGCAGTTGCGCGTAAGTCTAGATAAACGGAACCGGAACGGAAAGGCCGTCACGCTTATTACCGGATTTACCGGGTCGGATGAGGCGTTGGAGACGTTGGGAAAACTGCTGAAGAGCAAATGCGGTGTAGGCGGCTCGGTAAAGAATGGCGATATTATCGTACAAGGTGACCACCGGCAAAGGGTACTCGAGATACTGCAAAAAGAGGGATATGCAAAGTCGCGCATCATCTGA
- a CDS encoding UvrD-helicase domain-containing protein → MQSRASSDFNHLLLIKASAGSGKTHRLTGEYLRLLFSAENQYRHILAVTFTNKATDEMKSRVVKELYKLSTGEESGYVKELTETFQIPESRIREKAKSILESILHDYSAFYISTIDKFFQQTLRAFTREMGLSGGFKLELDNNFVLTQVIDLMIFELDKPQNSELAGWILDYMKTQIEEGKSWNIRQNIGKLGNQLFNEKYKLLTRDDKQKIGDKKELNDYRQELLKIIRSWEGELKSTGTRAHDLMNRFGLSYTDFKHGKNSGFLTFVKLANGDFKEPSDRFKNRADNLEEWIPNKSDKREAITSAYYEGLNDCVKQVVHLFENNLHYNTAVSILQNYHTLGILTDIRQRLQEYQQENNTLFLSDTTELLNKIVSDSESPFVYEKTGTRIDHYMIDEFQDTSSMQWQNFRPLIKESLDSGHFNLIVGDVKQSIYRWRNSDWELLESRILQDFQNNTIRNSILDTNWRSDSNIVHFNNALFATAANKLQEKFNSSEELQTNPNRKITEAYQHVRQAVPPGRDREDGYVKITFLDASDKENDWKSKALEQLPLEIERLQDQGFSLKEIAILVRKNDEAVEVAETLLHYKEQNPQSPYRYDIISNDALVIGNAQSVKAVIAMLRHFQNRNDETRRMLAVYEFYRFHRKLQPDRAIGTYFDEEQDFPVEIKTELYRISTLPFYEMIEAFFAMSSDALDEKENAYVQAFLDIVLKFSADASSDINDFLEWWDEKGCGKTLFSPDDQDAIRLITIHKSKGLGFGAVIMPFLKWEIDHTGNMGPILWCKPKVEPFNMLGTIPLQYKSSLENTLFKEEYLQEKLYTYIDNLNLLYVAFTRAKNRIVAYAPKPAADKVTDISSLLWCSLSAEGSAEGQLLLRDYLTEEDNRAIFEMGRPVKLRHKPEGESEAPSTLGSGKWQSVPFNKRLKLRLNSAGFFSEEGSRAYGTLMHEIISSIHTLDDLKGAIEARYISGEINSDERREITGLLTSALSQPEVSGWYSGKYHVINETEVLHPVFGFSRPDRIMIGDKETIVVDYKFGEREEEKYKRQVKHYLRLIREMGYDNVKGFIFYVKLGKVVEVNKI, encoded by the coding sequence ATGCAAAGTCGCGCATCATCTGACTTCAATCACCTGCTACTGATAAAAGCTTCCGCCGGATCGGGAAAAACCCACCGGCTGACGGGGGAGTACCTGCGCCTGCTCTTCTCTGCCGAAAACCAGTACCGGCATATTCTGGCCGTCACCTTTACCAACAAGGCCACCGACGAGATGAAGTCGCGCGTGGTCAAAGAGCTCTACAAACTCTCGACCGGTGAAGAGTCGGGGTATGTAAAGGAGCTGACCGAAACATTCCAGATACCGGAAAGCCGCATCCGGGAAAAGGCCAAATCGATACTCGAAAGCATACTCCACGACTACTCGGCATTCTACATCAGCACCATCGACAAGTTCTTCCAGCAGACATTGCGCGCCTTTACCCGCGAGATGGGTTTGTCGGGAGGATTCAAACTGGAGCTCGACAACAATTTCGTACTGACCCAGGTTATCGATCTGATGATCTTTGAGCTCGATAAACCGCAGAACAGCGAACTGGCAGGATGGATTCTCGATTATATGAAAACCCAGATCGAGGAGGGAAAGAGCTGGAACATCAGGCAAAATATCGGCAAGCTGGGAAACCAACTTTTTAACGAAAAGTATAAACTGCTGACCAGAGACGACAAGCAGAAGATCGGGGACAAAAAAGAGCTGAACGATTACCGGCAGGAACTGCTGAAGATTATCCGTTCGTGGGAGGGGGAACTGAAATCGACAGGTACCCGTGCCCACGACCTGATGAATCGATTCGGATTGAGTTATACCGATTTCAAACATGGTAAAAATTCCGGGTTCCTGACTTTTGTCAAGTTGGCCAATGGCGATTTCAAAGAGCCATCGGATCGTTTCAAGAACCGGGCCGACAATCTGGAAGAGTGGATCCCCAATAAGAGCGACAAGAGAGAAGCCATCACCTCCGCCTACTACGAGGGATTGAACGACTGCGTGAAACAGGTTGTACATCTGTTTGAAAACAACCTTCACTACAATACGGCAGTGAGCATCCTTCAAAACTACCACACCCTGGGTATTCTCACCGACATACGCCAGCGACTGCAGGAGTACCAGCAGGAGAACAACACCCTTTTCCTATCCGACACCACCGAACTGCTGAACAAGATTGTATCCGACAGCGAGTCGCCCTTTGTATACGAAAAAACCGGCACACGCATAGACCATTACATGATCGACGAGTTCCAGGACACCTCATCCATGCAATGGCAAAACTTCAGACCGCTAATCAAGGAGAGTCTCGACAGTGGACATTTCAACCTGATTGTGGGCGACGTGAAGCAGAGTATCTACCGTTGGCGAAACTCCGACTGGGAGTTGCTGGAAAGCCGCATATTGCAGGACTTCCAGAACAATACCATCCGAAACAGCATACTCGATACAAATTGGCGAAGCGACAGTAACATTGTACATTTCAACAATGCTCTCTTCGCCACTGCAGCCAATAAACTACAGGAGAAATTCAACTCATCCGAAGAGTTGCAAACAAACCCCAATCGGAAGATAACGGAGGCATATCAACATGTCAGACAAGCGGTGCCGCCGGGAAGAGATCGGGAAGATGGGTACGTCAAGATTACCTTTCTGGATGCTTCCGATAAAGAGAACGACTGGAAATCGAAGGCGTTGGAGCAACTGCCACTGGAAATCGAACGGTTGCAGGATCAGGGATTTTCCTTGAAAGAGATTGCCATTCTGGTAAGGAAGAATGACGAGGCGGTTGAGGTAGCCGAGACGTTGTTGCACTACAAAGAGCAAAATCCCCAGTCACCTTACCGGTACGATATCATATCCAACGATGCGCTTGTTATCGGCAATGCACAAAGCGTAAAGGCTGTCATCGCCATGCTGCGCCATTTCCAGAACCGCAACGACGAGACCCGTCGCATGCTTGCCGTATATGAATTCTACAGGTTTCACCGGAAGTTGCAGCCAGATAGAGCCATCGGCACCTATTTTGACGAAGAGCAGGATTTTCCCGTTGAGATCAAGACGGAACTTTATCGTATCTCTACCCTGCCCTTCTACGAGATGATCGAGGCATTCTTTGCCATGAGCAGCGATGCACTCGACGAAAAAGAGAATGCCTATGTTCAGGCATTCCTGGATATTGTACTGAAGTTCAGCGCGGATGCTTCATCAGATATCAACGACTTCCTCGAATGGTGGGACGAGAAAGGATGCGGCAAGACACTCTTTTCACCGGACGACCAGGATGCGATCCGGTTGATAACCATACACAAATCGAAAGGATTGGGATTCGGAGCAGTCATTATGCCGTTCCTGAAATGGGAGATCGATCATACCGGGAACATGGGACCGATTTTATGGTGCAAACCTAAAGTAGAGCCATTCAACATGCTGGGAACAATTCCCCTGCAGTACAAAAGTTCACTTGAAAACACCCTTTTCAAGGAGGAATACCTGCAGGAGAAACTCTATACCTACATCGACAACCTGAATCTGCTCTACGTGGCATTCACCCGTGCCAAAAACCGGATCGTGGCTTACGCTCCCAAGCCGGCAGCAGACAAGGTAACCGACATATCCTCCCTGTTGTGGTGTTCATTGAGTGCAGAAGGGAGTGCAGAAGGACAACTTTTGTTACGTGACTACCTCACTGAGGAGGATAACCGTGCAATTTTCGAAATGGGAAGACCCGTCAAGCTCCGCCACAAACCCGAAGGGGAGAGTGAAGCTCCGTCAACGCTCGGTTCGGGCAAATGGCAGTCGGTTCCGTTCAACAAGCGGTTGAAGCTCCGGTTGAACTCCGCCGGCTTCTTCTCCGAGGAGGGCAGCCGCGCCTACGGCACATTGATGCACGAAATCATCAGCAGCATACATACCTTGGACGATCTGAAAGGTGCCATTGAGGCTAGGTACATCTCCGGCGAGATTAACTCGGACGAGAGGAGAGAGATCACCGGACTGTTGACTTCGGCCCTGTCGCAACCTGAGGTTTCTGGCTGGTACTCCGGAAAGTATCATGTGATCAACGAAACGGAGGTTTTACATCCGGTATTTGGTTTTAGTCGTCCCGACAGGATAATGATCGGCGACAAGGAGACAATCGTCGTCGATTACAAGTTCGGTGAAAGAGAGGAGGAGAAGTACAAGCGCCAAGTGAAGCACTACCTGCGACTGATCAGGGAGATGGGATACGATAATGTGAAAGGTTTTATCTTTTATGTCAAGCTCGGGAAGGTTGTCGAAGTAAATAAAATCTGA
- a CDS encoding M3 family metallopeptidase yields MTLLACNNTKNGQETRENGAIFYTEFETPFGMPPFDQITFADFKPAFLRGMEEEAREIDSIANNPEAPTFENTIVALDNSGRILERVSSVFYGLKSAETNDSIQALAEELSPLMSEHRDNINFNDKLFARIKTLHDYTTGMNLTTEQYRLLDNYYKGFVRSGSMLGEAEKNRLREINKELSALTLKFGSNLLKETNDFKLVIENREDLAGLPEGVIAAAAETASKEGEEGKWIFTLQKPSWLPFLQYSEKRELREKLYKAMFNRGDNDNENDNKKIINDIVNLRIEKAQMLGYKTHADFVLEQNMAKTPENVYKLLNDVWKYALPQAKKEAAELQAMIDAEGGNFKLESWDWWYYTEKLRQQKYALNEEEIKPYFKMENVREGVFEVANRLYGLNFKKMENVPVYHPEVEAYEVLDADGSHVAVFYTDYFPRAGKNAGAWMSSFRGQQILDGENIRPLVYNVGNFTRPTETTPSLLTLDEVETLFHEFGHALHGMLSNVTYSGVSGTSVSRDFVELPSQIMEHWAFHPEVLKLYAKHYQTGEVIPDSLIAKIDAASKFNMGFITTEFVAAALLDMDYHTQSEKKDIDVRSFEKRSMEKIGLINEIIPRYRSTYFSHIFSGGYSAGYYAYLWAEVLDADAFQPFVEKGVFDKATAASFRENVLSKGNSDDPMTLYKRYRGAEPDPVYLLKNRGFVE; encoded by the coding sequence ATGACTTTACTTGCTTGCAACAACACAAAAAATGGGCAAGAGACCCGGGAGAACGGGGCAATTTTCTACACCGAGTTTGAGACACCTTTCGGAATGCCTCCATTTGACCAGATCACTTTTGCCGATTTCAAACCTGCATTTCTCAGAGGGATGGAGGAGGAGGCCAGGGAGATTGATTCCATCGCAAACAATCCGGAGGCACCCACATTTGAAAATACCATCGTGGCATTGGACAACAGCGGACGCATACTGGAGAGGGTTTCAAGCGTCTTCTACGGTTTGAAGAGTGCCGAAACCAACGATTCCATCCAGGCACTGGCAGAGGAATTGTCACCGCTGATGTCTGAGCACCGCGACAACATTAATTTCAACGACAAGCTGTTCGCCCGCATCAAAACACTTCACGACTACACGACCGGCATGAATCTAACTACCGAACAGTACCGCTTGCTGGACAACTACTACAAGGGGTTTGTCCGCTCTGGAAGCATGTTGGGCGAGGCCGAGAAGAACAGACTTCGCGAGATCAACAAGGAGCTTTCTGCCTTGACGCTCAAGTTTGGCAGCAACCTGCTGAAGGAGACAAACGATTTCAAACTGGTTATTGAGAACCGGGAGGATCTGGCCGGACTTCCTGAAGGAGTTATCGCGGCGGCTGCCGAAACTGCCAGCAAGGAGGGAGAGGAAGGAAAATGGATCTTCACACTTCAGAAACCGAGTTGGTTGCCGTTCCTGCAGTACAGCGAAAAACGGGAGCTGAGGGAGAAACTCTACAAGGCGATGTTTAACCGTGGCGACAACGACAACGAGAACGACAATAAAAAGATTATCAACGATATTGTGAACCTTCGCATCGAGAAGGCACAAATGCTCGGATACAAAACCCACGCCGATTTTGTCCTCGAACAGAATATGGCTAAAACACCCGAAAACGTTTATAAACTGCTCAACGATGTATGGAAATATGCATTGCCTCAGGCTAAAAAGGAGGCAGCCGAACTTCAGGCGATGATCGACGCCGAGGGTGGCAATTTCAAACTGGAGTCGTGGGATTGGTGGTACTACACCGAGAAACTCCGTCAACAGAAGTATGCGCTCAATGAAGAGGAGATTAAACCCTACTTCAAGATGGAGAATGTACGCGAAGGGGTTTTCGAGGTGGCCAATCGCCTCTACGGTCTCAATTTCAAAAAAATGGAGAATGTACCGGTCTATCATCCCGAAGTGGAAGCCTATGAAGTGCTGGATGCGGATGGGTCTCATGTAGCGGTCTTCTATACCGATTATTTCCCGCGGGCAGGGAAAAATGCCGGGGCATGGATGAGCAGTTTCCGTGGTCAGCAGATCCTCGACGGCGAAAATATCCGTCCCCTCGTCTACAACGTGGGCAACTTTACCCGTCCCACCGAAACTACGCCCTCACTGCTCACCCTGGATGAGGTTGAGACACTGTTCCACGAGTTCGGACACGCCCTGCACGGCATGTTGTCTAACGTGACCTACTCAGGCGTTTCAGGCACGAGTGTATCCCGCGACTTTGTGGAACTCCCCTCCCAGATCATGGAGCACTGGGCATTCCATCCCGAGGTGTTGAAGCTCTACGCCAAACATTACCAGACGGGCGAGGTGATTCCCGATTCACTGATTGCGAAAATCGACGCTGCATCCAAGTTCAACATGGGATTCATCACTACCGAATTTGTGGCTGCTGCACTGCTCGACATGGATTACCATACACAGAGCGAAAAGAAGGATATCGACGTACGCAGTTTTGAGAAGAGATCGATGGAGAAGATCGGACTGATCAACGAAATCATCCCCCGTTACCGCAGCACCTACTTCTCGCATATCTTTAGCGGAGGCTATTCTGCCGGGTATTACGCATACCTGTGGGCAGAGGTGCTCGACGCCGATGCGTTCCAGCCATTCGTCGAAAAAGGGGTATTCGATAAGGCTACAGCCGCATCGTTCCGTGAAAATGTCCTGTCAAAAGGTAACTCGGATGATCCGATGACGCTTTACAAGCGGTATCGTGGTGCAGAACCAGATCCGGTCTATCTCTTGAAGAACAGGGGATTTGTTGAATAA